In a genomic window of Candidatus Binatia bacterium:
- a CDS encoding response regulator transcription factor, whose translation MNARARLGAQNVPGPVRSTILVVDDEAEICDLVSYNLGREGYRVIAENDGAAGLDRIFKSPPDLVVLDLLLPKLSGLEVLDAIRGETRTKGLPVLVLTARGTEMDKLVGFERGADDYLTKPFSPKELVARVSAILRRTRGEERQASTVIGPVRFDPDRHQVFVRERELRLTPTEYRLLEFLLERPGRVFSREQLLDKVWGLGYFGETRTVDVHVRRLRAKLGKDAGLIRTVTGVGYAAEVPKS comes from the coding sequence ATGAACGCCCGTGCTAGACTGGGTGCCCAGAACGTGCCGGGTCCTGTGCGCTCCACCATCCTCGTCGTCGACGACGAGGCCGAGATCTGCGACCTCGTGAGCTACAACCTGGGCCGCGAGGGGTATCGGGTCATTGCCGAAAACGACGGCGCCGCGGGCCTCGACCGCATCTTCAAATCCCCTCCCGACCTCGTCGTGCTGGATCTCCTCCTCCCCAAGCTGAGCGGGCTCGAAGTCCTGGACGCGATCCGGGGGGAAACGAGGACCAAGGGGCTCCCCGTGCTCGTCCTGACCGCCCGCGGCACCGAGATGGACAAGCTGGTGGGCTTCGAGCGGGGCGCCGACGACTACCTGACCAAGCCGTTCTCGCCCAAGGAGCTGGTCGCGCGCGTGAGCGCGATCCTCCGGCGCACGCGCGGCGAGGAGCGCCAGGCGTCCACCGTGATCGGACCCGTGCGCTTCGACCCCGACCGGCATCAGGTCTTCGTGCGCGAGCGCGAGCTCCGCCTCACCCCCACCGAATATCGCCTCCTGGAATTTCTCCTCGAGCGCCCCGGACGGGTCTTCTCCCGCGAGCAGCTCCTCGACAAGGTCTGGGGGCTCGGCTACTTCGGCGAGACGCGCACCGTGGACGTCCACGTCCGGCGGCTGCGGGCCAAGCTGGGGAAGGACGCGGGCCTGATCCGGACCGTCACGGGCGTCGGCTACGCCGCGGAGGTCCCGAAGAGCTGA
- the phoU gene encoding phosphate signaling complex protein PhoU, whose amino-acid sequence MERHFHHDLHQLQDRLSDMAGRAETALSKAMEALKTRDTVLARDVMTEDLEIDRIELEVERRCLDFLGLQQPVARDLRFLVASIRVSNFLERIGDHAVNISQSATKLSGMPPGRGPEDLATMADRTIAMLRDAVSAWLNHDAPLAKRVCENDAEVDTLKAQIFARFSSLMVHEPETVPRALELVLASRNLERVADLATNIAEEAIFVAEARVIKHHADEVRDATLGS is encoded by the coding sequence GTGGAACGTCATTTCCATCACGATCTGCACCAGCTTCAAGACCGGTTGAGCGACATGGCCGGCCGCGCCGAGACGGCGCTCTCCAAGGCCATGGAAGCGCTCAAGACGCGGGATACGGTGCTGGCGCGAGACGTGATGACCGAGGATCTCGAGATCGACCGGATCGAGCTGGAGGTGGAGCGGCGCTGCCTGGACTTCCTGGGATTGCAGCAGCCGGTCGCGCGCGACCTCCGGTTCCTCGTCGCCTCGATCCGGGTGTCGAACTTCCTGGAGCGGATCGGCGACCACGCGGTGAACATCTCGCAGAGCGCAACCAAGCTCTCCGGGATGCCGCCGGGGAGGGGACCGGAGGACCTGGCGACCATGGCGGACCGGACGATCGCGATGCTTCGCGACGCCGTGTCGGCGTGGCTCAACCACGACGCGCCCCTCGCCAAGCGCGTCTGCGAGAACGACGCCGAGGTGGACACGCTGAAGGCGCAGATCTTCGCGCGCTTCTCCTCGCTCATGGTGCACGAGCCGGAGACCGTGCCGCGCGCCCTGGAATTGGTCCTGGCGAGCCGGAATCTCGAGCGGGTCGCCGATCTGGCCACGAACATCGCCGAGGAGGCGATCTTCGTGGCCGAGGCGCGCGTCATCAAGCATCACGCCGACGAGGTCCGCGACGCGACCCTCGGTTCCTGA
- the pstS gene encoding phosphate ABC transporter substrate-binding protein PstS, which yields MHRYVRFLVTAVLLVGAAGGCSKGGGGGAGTTLTAAGATFPYPLYSKWFDAYKQKSGVQINYQSIGSGGGIQQLKAGTVDFGASDAPLSDDKLREMPHPVLHFPTVGGAVVLAYNLPGLKQPLQLTIDALVAIYSGKVTKWNDARIAAGNVGVALPDLAILPVHRSDGSGTTNIFTTYLSAISQTWRDSVGANTSVSWPNGIGGKGNDGVAGQVRQTPGSIGYVELAYARQNNLPVAHLQNAAGAYVEPTLASTTAAIQASAAALAQDVRTPIVNAKAPDAYPIAGLTFLLVDADQQDAGKAKAIAQFIQWAITDGQAMAEPLFYAKLPPEVVRVDQAALSKITSGGKPVLASR from the coding sequence ATGCACCGATACGTGCGATTTCTCGTGACGGCCGTGCTCCTCGTGGGCGCGGCGGGCGGATGCTCCAAGGGAGGCGGCGGCGGCGCGGGCACGACCCTCACGGCCGCGGGCGCCACGTTCCCCTATCCGCTCTACTCCAAGTGGTTCGACGCCTACAAACAGAAGTCCGGCGTGCAGATCAACTACCAGTCGATCGGCTCGGGCGGCGGGATCCAGCAGCTCAAGGCCGGCACCGTCGACTTCGGGGCGAGCGACGCTCCGCTCTCGGACGACAAGCTGCGTGAGATGCCGCATCCGGTGCTCCATTTCCCGACCGTGGGCGGCGCCGTGGTGCTCGCCTACAACCTCCCCGGCCTCAAGCAGCCGCTCCAGCTGACCATCGACGCGCTGGTCGCGATCTACTCCGGCAAGGTCACGAAGTGGAACGACGCCCGCATCGCCGCGGGCAATGTCGGTGTGGCGCTCCCGGACCTGGCCATCCTGCCGGTACATCGGTCCGACGGGAGCGGGACCACCAACATCTTCACGACCTATCTCTCCGCGATCAGCCAGACCTGGCGGGACTCGGTCGGAGCGAACACGTCCGTGTCCTGGCCGAACGGCATCGGCGGCAAGGGGAACGACGGCGTGGCGGGCCAGGTGCGGCAGACGCCGGGATCGATCGGCTACGTCGAGCTGGCCTACGCCAGGCAGAACAATCTCCCCGTGGCACACCTGCAGAACGCGGCGGGCGCTTACGTCGAGCCGACGCTCGCCTCGACCACCGCGGCCATCCAGGCCTCCGCCGCCGCGCTCGCCCAGGACGTGCGGACCCCGATCGTGAACGCGAAGGCGCCGGACGCCTATCCCATCGCGGGGCTCACCTTCCTGCTCGTCGATGCCGACCAGCAGGACGCGGGAAAGGCGAAAGCGATCGCCCAGTTCATCCAGTGGGCCATCACCGACGGCCAGGCGATGGCCGAGCCGCTCTTCTACGCGAAGCTCCCGCCGGAGGTGGTGCGGGTGGACCAGGCGGCGCTGAGCAAGATCACCTCCGGCGGGAAGCCGGTCCTGGCGTCGCGTTGA
- the secF gene encoding protein translocase subunit SecF, translating into MFQILHDINVDWMGRRRFAYMVSGLSILAAIISLVVHGGPRYGVDFTGGTLIEVSITPPPSVDDVRRGIDHAGFKGAEIQRLERPELFLIRLQTGQETQNPGPLVRSALQAAHPGANVEIRHLEHVGPRVGGELRGAAIKAVFLALGLILIYVAIRYDWRYSLGAVVALFHDVFITLGAISIFNKEVTLTVVAALLTIAGFSINDTIVVFDRIRERRQALRRESPEKIMNIAVNETLSRTIITSFTVVLTVLALFFLGGEVLHDFSFAMLVGVIYGTYSSVYVASALALETQLYLERRTPARKR; encoded by the coding sequence GTGTTCCAGATTCTTCACGACATCAACGTCGATTGGATGGGCCGGCGACGCTTTGCGTACATGGTCTCCGGCTTGTCGATCCTGGCCGCGATCATCTCCCTGGTCGTGCACGGCGGTCCCCGCTACGGCGTGGACTTCACCGGCGGGACCCTGATCGAAGTCTCGATCACGCCGCCTCCCTCCGTGGACGACGTCCGGCGGGGGATCGATCACGCGGGATTCAAGGGCGCGGAGATCCAGCGCCTGGAGCGTCCCGAGCTCTTCCTGATCCGGCTGCAGACCGGACAGGAGACGCAGAACCCGGGCCCGCTGGTGCGCAGCGCCCTGCAGGCGGCGCACCCCGGCGCGAACGTGGAGATCCGGCATCTGGAGCACGTGGGCCCCCGCGTCGGGGGCGAGCTGCGCGGCGCGGCCATCAAGGCGGTCTTCCTCGCCCTGGGACTGATCCTGATCTACGTCGCGATCCGCTACGACTGGCGCTATTCGCTGGGCGCGGTGGTGGCGCTGTTCCACGACGTCTTCATCACGCTGGGTGCCATCTCCATCTTCAACAAGGAGGTGACCCTGACCGTGGTGGCGGCGCTCCTCACGATCGCCGGGTTCTCGATCAACGACACCATCGTCGTCTTCGACCGGATCCGCGAGCGGCGCCAGGCGCTGCGCCGCGAGTCCCCCGAGAAGATCATGAACATCGCGGTCAACGAGACCCTGAGTCGGACGATCATCACCTCCTTCACGGTCGTGCTCACCGTGCTCGCGCTCTTCTTCCTGGGCGGCGAGGTGCTCCACGATTTCTCCTTCGCCATGCTCGTCGGCGTGATCTACGGGACCTACTCGTCGGTCTACGTGGCGAGCGCGCTCGCGCTCGAAACCCAGCTCTACCTCGAGCGGCGGACGCCGGCCCGGAAGCGGTAG
- the pstA gene encoding phosphate ABC transporter permease PstA, with protein MSAAVRNPAKGAGGWTDPAPARVRLWRGFANRVVLAACYAAAALVVLPLVLIVWHLVAKGLPALNPGFFVHMPKPVGEPGGGMANAIVGTLVVVGIGALFALPIGIGAGVYLAEYGRGRFAMMVRYTTEVLSGVPSIVVGVVAYGLVVMPMGRFSAIAGSVALAILMLPPIIRATEEMVRLVPQSYRQGALALGAPRWKVIQQVVLPAARAGIVTASMLAIARAAGETAPLLFTALGNRFWSLRIDQPIATLPVFIFDYARAPYADWNRQAWTGALVLVLLVALISGVLRLTVRRIRVR; from the coding sequence GTGAGCGCGGCCGTGCGGAATCCCGCGAAGGGCGCCGGCGGGTGGACCGATCCCGCCCCCGCCCGCGTCCGCCTGTGGCGCGGCTTCGCGAACCGGGTCGTCCTGGCCGCCTGCTACGCGGCCGCGGCCCTCGTGGTGCTCCCGCTCGTCCTCATCGTGTGGCATCTCGTCGCGAAGGGATTGCCGGCGCTCAACCCGGGCTTCTTCGTGCACATGCCGAAGCCGGTGGGGGAACCGGGCGGAGGCATGGCGAACGCCATCGTGGGGACGCTCGTCGTGGTCGGGATCGGCGCCCTGTTCGCCCTGCCGATCGGCATCGGGGCGGGCGTCTACCTGGCGGAGTACGGCCGCGGGCGCTTCGCGATGATGGTGCGGTACACGACGGAAGTGCTGAGCGGCGTGCCCTCGATCGTCGTGGGGGTCGTGGCCTACGGGCTCGTCGTGATGCCGATGGGCCGCTTCTCGGCCATCGCCGGGAGCGTGGCGCTCGCGATCCTCATGCTCCCGCCGATCATCCGGGCCACCGAGGAGATGGTCCGGCTGGTGCCGCAGTCGTACCGGCAGGGCGCGCTGGCGCTGGGCGCTCCGCGCTGGAAAGTGATCCAGCAGGTGGTCCTCCCCGCGGCCCGGGCGGGGATCGTCACCGCCTCGATGCTCGCCATCGCGCGCGCGGCGGGCGAGACGGCGCCTCTTCTCTTCACCGCGCTCGGAAACCGCTTCTGGTCGCTCCGGATCGATCAGCCGATCGCCACGCTGCCCGTCTTCATCTTCGACTACGCGCGCGCCCCCTACGCGGATTGGAACCGGCAGGCGTGGACCGGCGCGCTGGTGCTGGTGCTCCTGGTGGCGCTGATCTCGGGGGTGCTGCGGCTGACGGTGCGGAGGATCCGGGTCCGGTAG
- the pstB gene encoding phosphate ABC transporter ATP-binding protein PstB, with protein sequence MDPTATLLERRTQALTTAPILETRRLSLFYGSHAALKGVDLGIGQNRITAIIGPSGCGKSSLLRCFNRMNDLFPPVRYEGNVLFHGSDILSPGTDLVALRRRVGMVFQRANPFPMSIFQNVAYGPKLQGTRDRRRLEEIVESALRRSALWDEVKDRLGRSALGLSGGQQQRLCIARALAVEPEVLLLDEPASALDPTATAKIEELTLEIKKGITVVMVTHNMQQAARISDRTVFMLNGERIEEGPTRTLFTSPRETLTEDYITGRFG encoded by the coding sequence ATGGACCCGACCGCTACGCTTCTGGAGCGCCGCACCCAGGCCCTGACGACCGCGCCGATTCTCGAGACGCGGAGACTCTCCCTCTTCTATGGAAGCCATGCGGCCCTGAAGGGGGTCGATCTCGGAATCGGGCAGAACCGGATCACGGCCATCATCGGCCCATCCGGGTGCGGCAAGTCGTCGCTTCTCCGCTGCTTCAACCGGATGAACGATCTCTTCCCGCCGGTGCGCTACGAGGGGAACGTCCTCTTCCACGGCTCGGACATCCTGAGTCCCGGAACCGACCTGGTGGCGCTCCGACGGCGCGTGGGAATGGTGTTCCAGAGGGCGAACCCCTTTCCCATGTCGATCTTCCAGAACGTGGCGTACGGCCCGAAGCTGCAGGGCACCCGCGACCGGAGGCGGCTGGAGGAGATCGTGGAATCGGCCCTCCGCCGCTCGGCGCTGTGGGACGAGGTGAAGGACCGCCTCGGGCGCTCGGCGCTGGGTCTGTCCGGCGGCCAACAGCAGCGGCTCTGCATCGCGCGGGCGCTGGCGGTCGAGCCGGAGGTGCTCCTCCTGGACGAGCCGGCGTCCGCGCTCGATCCGACCGCCACCGCCAAGATCGAGGAGCTCACGCTGGAGATCAAGAAAGGCATCACGGTGGTCATGGTGACGCATAATATGCAGCAGGCGGCGCGCATCTCCGACCGCACGGTCTTCATGCTGAACGGCGAGCGGATCGAGGAGGGACCCACGCGGACCCTCTTCACGTCGCCGCGTGAAACGCTGACCGAGGACTACATCACCGGCCGTTTCGGCTGA
- the pstC gene encoding phosphate ABC transporter permease subunit PstC — MSRSATRAAPGTGPPGPVVAGPLARRRGLALDPIYKALLQAAAATVFLVVALIVFEVARGSWLSIKTIGWSFLVQSQWDPVADHYGALPYVYGTLVSSLLALVLAVPLGIGSAVFLAELASHRVGSIVSFVMELLAAIPSIVYGIWGFFVLAPWLRSTLEPWLIANWGAIPLFRGTPFGIGMLNAGIVLAIMILPTIVSISREVLLATPRTLREASLALGATRAEAIGVTLDAAKPGILGAVILALGRALGETMAVTMVIGNSNRISASLLSPAATMSSVIANEFAEATGDLYLSALIQIALVLFAVTIVVNALARALVYLTTGGRRDVGAAA, encoded by the coding sequence TTGAGCCGGTCGGCGACGCGCGCGGCGCCGGGCACGGGGCCCCCGGGTCCGGTTGTCGCCGGGCCCCTGGCCCGCCGCCGCGGCCTGGCGCTCGATCCCATCTACAAGGCGCTCCTCCAGGCGGCGGCGGCCACCGTCTTCCTGGTGGTCGCCCTGATCGTCTTCGAGGTCGCGCGCGGCTCGTGGCTCTCGATCAAGACGATCGGCTGGAGCTTCCTCGTCCAGTCCCAGTGGGACCCGGTGGCGGACCATTACGGCGCGCTGCCGTACGTCTACGGCACGCTCGTCTCCTCGCTTCTCGCGCTCGTCCTCGCGGTGCCGCTCGGCATCGGGAGCGCGGTCTTCCTCGCGGAGCTCGCCTCCCACCGGGTGGGATCGATCGTCTCCTTCGTGATGGAGCTCCTCGCGGCGATCCCGAGCATCGTGTACGGCATCTGGGGCTTCTTCGTGCTCGCGCCGTGGCTCCGCTCCACGCTGGAGCCGTGGCTCATCGCCAACTGGGGGGCGATCCCGCTCTTCCGCGGCACGCCGTTCGGGATCGGCATGCTGAACGCGGGGATCGTGCTCGCGATCATGATCCTGCCCACCATCGTTTCGATCTCGCGCGAAGTGCTCCTCGCCACGCCCCGCACGCTGCGCGAGGCGTCGCTGGCCCTGGGCGCCACGCGCGCCGAGGCGATCGGCGTGACGCTGGACGCCGCCAAGCCGGGAATCCTGGGCGCGGTGATCCTGGCCCTCGGCCGCGCGCTGGGCGAGACGATGGCGGTGACGATGGTCATCGGAAACTCGAACCGGATCTCCGCCTCGCTGCTCTCCCCGGCCGCCACCATGTCGAGCGTGATCGCCAACGAGTTCGCCGAGGCCACCGGCGATCTCTACCTGTCGGCCCTGATCCAGATCGCGCTGGTGCTGTTCGCGGTGACGATCGTCGTGAACGCGCTCGCCCGCGCGCTCGTCTACCTCACGACGGGCGGCCGGCGCGACGTCGGAGCCGCGGCGTGA
- a CDS encoding ATP-binding protein — translation MRSLTGRAFFLLLLALLLAACAIGVLLSSVGPIGVLNTIALAACAIVVALGAGWLPFRSLNRRFAHVAESAGWMAAGDVSRRAPVDAHDELARLARSLNDIADSFESKLQELQQGRNASRAILGNIPLGLALVAPDLLIRQANARFWEMLELDHPPRNARLAATRQPVLEQMTQHALEHRKPIARDLTLYLAERREYEVRASPIGAYAGAEPESILLSLEDLGPVKAMAALRREFVANASHELKTPLTSIRGYAETLLSGGLEDETNRTRFVETIRDQASRLEALVEDLLELADLERSDAPLDLKDWDLGEIVRDLASTFEDVAARRGLKLSLESRAGVRARVDRKRLELALRNLLDNAVKYTERGTVEISVEEQGDSVRVRVTDTGRGIEAEHLPRVFERFYRVDRGRSRALGGTGLGLSIVKHAVQLHGGTVGVESQAGQGSTFWIELPREGPAAEPAGNGA, via the coding sequence GTGCGATCCCTCACGGGTCGGGCCTTCTTCCTCCTCTTGCTGGCACTCCTCCTCGCGGCGTGCGCGATCGGGGTGCTCCTCAGCTCCGTCGGGCCGATCGGCGTCCTGAATACGATCGCGCTCGCGGCCTGCGCCATCGTCGTGGCGCTCGGCGCGGGATGGCTTCCGTTCCGGTCCCTCAATCGCCGCTTCGCCCACGTCGCCGAATCCGCGGGCTGGATGGCCGCCGGCGACGTCTCCCGCCGCGCGCCGGTGGATGCCCACGACGAGCTCGCGCGACTCGCGCGCTCCCTGAACGACATCGCCGACAGCTTCGAGTCGAAGCTCCAGGAGCTGCAGCAGGGCCGCAACGCGAGCCGGGCGATCCTCGGCAACATCCCGCTGGGGCTGGCTCTCGTCGCCCCGGACCTCCTGATACGCCAGGCGAACGCGCGGTTCTGGGAAATGCTGGAGCTCGACCACCCGCCCCGCAACGCGCGCCTCGCGGCCACGCGCCAGCCGGTCCTGGAGCAGATGACGCAGCACGCGCTCGAGCACCGGAAACCGATCGCCCGCGACCTCACGCTCTATCTGGCGGAGCGCCGCGAGTACGAGGTGCGCGCTTCGCCGATCGGCGCCTACGCGGGCGCCGAACCGGAATCGATCCTGCTCAGCCTGGAGGACCTGGGCCCGGTGAAGGCGATGGCCGCCCTCCGGCGCGAGTTCGTGGCCAACGCCTCGCACGAGCTGAAGACGCCCTTGACCTCGATCCGCGGCTACGCCGAGACGCTCCTCTCGGGCGGGCTGGAGGATGAAACGAACCGGACGCGTTTCGTGGAGACGATCCGGGACCAGGCCTCGCGGCTGGAGGCGCTGGTCGAGGATCTCCTCGAGCTGGCCGACCTCGAACGCTCCGACGCGCCGCTCGACTTGAAAGACTGGGACCTGGGCGAGATCGTGCGCGACCTGGCCTCGACGTTCGAGGACGTGGCGGCGCGCCGCGGCCTCAAGCTCTCGCTGGAGAGCCGGGCGGGGGTCCGCGCGCGCGTGGACCGCAAGCGCCTCGAGCTCGCGCTCCGGAACCTGCTCGACAACGCGGTCAAGTACACCGAGCGCGGAACCGTCGAGATCTCCGTGGAGGAGCAGGGGGATTCGGTGCGGGTCCGCGTGACCGACACGGGACGGGGCATCGAGGCGGAGCACCTGCCCCGGGTCTTCGAGCGCTTCTATCGCGTGGACCGGGGCCGCTCGCGCGCCCTGGGAGGAACCGGGCTGGGACTCTCCATCGTGAAGCACGCCGTTCAGCTGCACGGGGGAACGGTCGGGGTGGAGAGCCAGGCCGGTCAGGGGAGCACGTTCTGGATCGAGCTGCCGCGGGAAGGCCCGGCCGCGGAGCCCGCCGGGAACGGCGCGTAA
- a CDS encoding metallophosphoesterase: MNEADVLYTSDLHGSRSHYEAAFRMAGDLGVRAVVLGGDLAPMGDPGAQRQFFQDFLIPLLRERLAAPGAPQVFYIFGNGDWRANEAVLEESRLPGLRYVHGGAAPFLDGTWIAGQNCVPPTPIRLKDWERWEVVPGALGRPDGQRSAPDGTLHEFTFQGREREETLDGEMERLEAAVRGATGASEAAAVASQALVCVFHGPPHDTALDQIAGGAHVGSRVTRRFLERMRPALSLHGHIHESPSVSGRFADRVGATVCVNPGQTPAALHAVSFRMADIAGTLRHTLHGPANLAEPR; this comes from the coding sequence ATGAACGAAGCGGACGTCCTCTACACCTCCGACCTCCACGGCAGCCGCTCCCACTACGAGGCTGCTTTCCGGATGGCCGGCGACCTGGGCGTCCGGGCCGTCGTGCTGGGAGGCGACCTCGCGCCGATGGGCGACCCGGGCGCGCAGCGGCAGTTCTTCCAGGACTTCCTGATCCCGCTGCTGCGCGAGCGCCTCGCCGCCCCCGGAGCGCCCCAGGTCTTCTACATCTTTGGGAACGGAGACTGGCGCGCGAACGAGGCCGTGCTCGAGGAGTCGCGGCTTCCGGGCCTTCGCTACGTGCACGGCGGCGCGGCGCCGTTCCTAGACGGGACCTGGATCGCCGGGCAGAACTGCGTTCCGCCGACGCCGATCCGGCTCAAGGACTGGGAGCGATGGGAGGTCGTGCCGGGGGCGTTGGGACGGCCCGACGGCCAGCGGAGCGCTCCCGACGGGACGCTCCACGAGTTCACGTTCCAGGGTCGCGAGCGGGAGGAGACCCTCGACGGCGAGATGGAACGGCTGGAAGCGGCGGTCCGGGGAGCCACCGGCGCCTCCGAGGCCGCCGCCGTCGCCTCCCAGGCGCTGGTCTGCGTCTTCCACGGCCCGCCCCACGACACCGCCCTCGACCAGATCGCGGGGGGCGCCCACGTCGGCTCCCGCGTGACGCGCCGCTTCCTGGAGCGGATGCGCCCCGCGCTCTCGCTGCACGGGCACATCCACGAATCCCCCTCGGTCTCGGGACGATTCGCCGACCGCGTCGGCGCCACCGTCTGCGTCAACCCCGGGCAGACCCCGGCCGCGCTCCACGCCGTCTCCTTCCGCATGGCCGATATCGCGGGCACCCTGCGCCACACCCTGCACGGTCCGGCGAACCTCGCGGAACCGCGCTAA
- the secD gene encoding protein translocase subunit SecD has translation MTQSDRNKLFLTLIGLAAALYTLWPTFQFYALPPAKRAEVLQARPATATNDDERARLTKMATLRDKAIKLGLDLQGGLYLLLEVDKSKLGPAEAKNAVDQAMQIIRNRIDQFGVAEPSIQKQGDNRILVQLPGLLDQERAKELIGQTALLDFKIVKTDDEARALFDRIDQYFARKAASATGAKPDSSAHPWSSRFLTVAQAGESFALPENVAAIDSMKNVLLADSSFAMDASLNWDAHEGEHESRTGRALYVLGKDPLMQGKEVASAQMRMDLDQERPGAPGVSFTLTGRGGAVFADVTGANVGRRLAIILDNRVQSAPNIHERIPRGQGSITGSFTEEEAQNLAIVLRSGALPAPVNIAEERSVGPSLGQDSIQKGIEAAGVGTLLVVIFMLVYYRMSGVVAVVALLLNIIGLLACMAAFHATLTLPGIAGIVLTIGMAVDANVLIFERIREELRHKKTVLTAIDTGYSRAYRTIIDAHVTTLLSALALMWFGTGPIRGFAITLSIGLIINLITAVGISKMIFDAWSLRRKVSTISI, from the coding sequence GTGACGCAGAGCGATCGGAACAAACTCTTCCTGACCCTGATCGGCCTCGCGGCCGCGCTCTACACCCTCTGGCCCACCTTCCAGTTCTACGCCCTGCCGCCGGCGAAGCGGGCGGAGGTGCTCCAGGCGCGGCCGGCCACCGCCACCAACGACGACGAGCGCGCGCGCCTCACCAAGATGGCCACGCTGCGCGACAAGGCGATCAAGCTGGGGCTGGACCTCCAGGGCGGCCTCTACCTCCTCCTCGAGGTCGACAAGTCGAAGCTGGGTCCGGCGGAAGCCAAGAACGCCGTCGATCAGGCGATGCAGATCATCCGCAACCGCATCGACCAGTTCGGGGTGGCCGAGCCCTCGATCCAGAAACAGGGGGACAATCGAATTCTGGTCCAGCTCCCCGGCCTCCTCGACCAGGAGCGCGCCAAGGAGCTGATCGGGCAGACCGCCCTCCTCGACTTCAAGATCGTGAAGACCGACGACGAGGCGCGCGCCCTGTTCGACCGCATCGACCAGTACTTCGCCCGGAAGGCCGCGTCGGCCACCGGGGCCAAGCCCGACTCTTCCGCGCACCCGTGGTCGTCCCGCTTCCTCACCGTGGCCCAGGCGGGCGAGTCGTTCGCGCTCCCGGAGAACGTCGCGGCGATCGATTCCATGAAGAACGTGCTCCTCGCCGACTCCTCGTTCGCCATGGACGCCTCCCTGAACTGGGACGCGCACGAGGGGGAGCATGAGAGCCGCACCGGCCGCGCGCTCTACGTGCTCGGCAAGGATCCCCTCATGCAGGGGAAGGAAGTGGCCAGCGCGCAGATGCGGATGGACCTGGACCAGGAGCGTCCCGGCGCGCCCGGCGTGTCGTTCACGCTGACGGGGCGCGGCGGCGCCGTCTTCGCCGACGTGACCGGCGCCAACGTGGGCCGCCGGCTGGCGATCATCCTGGACAACCGGGTGCAGTCCGCGCCGAACATCCATGAGCGGATTCCCCGCGGCCAGGGCTCGATCACCGGCTCCTTCACGGAGGAGGAGGCGCAGAATCTGGCGATCGTGCTCCGCTCCGGCGCCCTCCCGGCTCCCGTCAACATCGCCGAGGAGCGCTCGGTGGGTCCGTCCCTCGGGCAGGACTCGATCCAGAAGGGGATCGAAGCGGCGGGCGTCGGCACCCTGCTCGTCGTCATCTTCATGCTGGTCTACTACCGCATGTCGGGCGTCGTGGCCGTGGTGGCCCTGTTGCTGAACATCATCGGGCTGCTCGCCTGCATGGCCGCCTTCCACGCGACGCTCACGCTTCCCGGCATCGCCGGCATCGTGCTCACGATCGGTATGGCCGTGGACGCGAACGTCCTCATCTTCGAGCGGATCCGCGAGGAGCTGCGGCACAAGAAGACCGTCCTCACGGCGATCGACACGGGCTACTCGCGCGCCTACCGGACGATCATCGACGCCCACGTGACCACCCTGCTCTCGGCGCTGGCCCTGATGTGGTTCGGCACGGGCCCGATCCGCGGCTTCGCGATCACGCTCTCGATCGGTCTCATCATCAACCTCATCACGGCCGTCGGCATTTCCAAGATGATCTTCGACGCATGGTCCCTGCGCCGGAAGGTCAGCACGATCAGCATCTAG